The proteins below are encoded in one region of Apium graveolens cultivar Ventura chromosome 4, ASM990537v1, whole genome shotgun sequence:
- the LOC141719747 gene encoding auxin-responsive protein IAA9-like: MSPPLLSVEGLGQGNVSLMASQVTVDSLSPASLEFKERNYLGLSDCSSVDSSPASNLCKENKSNLNLKATELRLGLPGSQSPERGPELNLLATGKLNEKNLFPLAPSKDGICSSSQKNVVSGNKRVFSDTMDGFSEIKGPSYTEGNWMFNTSRTDSESAQPVGLGKFSGSGNINVMLSSGSAVTHAALVKEVPQKALEAGHHLKTANASKVNGSNNNTSAPAAKAQVVGWPPIRSFRKNTLATSSKNNEEVDGKPGPGALFVKVSMDGAPYLRKVDLRIYSTYQELSTALEKMFSCFTIGQCGSQSTCGKEMLSESKLRDLLHGSEYVVTYEDKDGDWMLVGDVPWEMFIDSCKRLKIMKGSDAIGLAPRAMEKSKNRN; this comes from the exons ATGTCTCCACCTTTGTTGAGTGTTGAGGGGCTAGGACAGGGTAATGTGTCACTAATGGCTTCACAAGTCACTGTAGACTCCCTTTCCCCTGCTAGCTTGGAATTTAAAGAACGTAATTATCTTGGACTCTCAGATTGCTCCTCTGTAGATAGCTCACCAGCTTCGAACTTATGTAAGGAGAATAAGAGTAATCTAAATCTCAAGGCTACAGAACTAAGACTAGGTCTTCCTGGATCTCAATCCCCAGAAAGAGGGCCAGAACTAAATCTGCTTGCCACAGGGAAACTTAACGAAAAAAACTTATTTCCGTTGGCCCCTTCTAAGGATGGTATCTGCTCATCTTCACAAAAGAATGTTGTTTCTGGTAACAAGAGGGTTTTCTCTGATACTATGGATGGTTTCTCAGAAATAAAAGGACCTTCTTATACCGAAGGAAATTGGATGTTTAACACGAGCAGGACTGATTCTGAAAGTGCACAACCTGTGGGACTTGGAAAATTCTCAGGCAGTGGAAATATCAATGTAATGCTATCATCTGGGTCAGCTGTGACCCATGCTGCTTTAGTTAAAGAAGTTCCTCAGAAAGCATTGGAAGCAGGGCATCATTTGAAAACTGCAAATGCTAGCAAAGTGAATGGTTCCAACAACAATACTAGTGCACCTGCTGCAAA GGCACAGGTAGTTGGATGGCCGCCCATCAGATCATTCAGGAAAAACACACTGGCAACCAGTTCGAAGAACAATGAAGAAGTGGATGGAAAGCCTGGTCCTGGTGCATTGTTTGTGAAGGTCAGCATGGATGGTGCTCCTTACCTGAGGAAGGTAGATCTTAGAATATATTCCACATACCAAGAACTCTCAACTGCTCTTGAGAAGATGTTCAGCTGTTTTACTATCG GTCAATGCGGGTCTCAGAGTACTTGTGGGAAGGAAATGCTGAGTGAGAGCAAGTTGAGAGATCTTTTGCATGGATCAGAATATGTGGTCACATACGAGGACAAGGATGGGGACTGGATGCTTGTAGGAGATGTTCCATGGGA GATGTTTATTGATTCATGCAAGAGGCTGAAGATCATGAAAGGCTCTGATGCTATTGGATTAG CTCCCAGGGCAATGGAGAAATCCAAGAACAGAAACTAG